From Catenulispora sp. GP43, one genomic window encodes:
- a CDS encoding 3-oxoacyl-[acyl-carrier-protein] synthase III C-terminal domain-containing protein: MRLSPPLAEPPGIAAAVLWLPPGRSTAAEAVAAGRIDEATRDRLGYTGLAESTAHAAPQMAVLAGRKALAEAGWSGGEIEMVAHAWIHHQGHDFWSPPHFVADGIGADKATPVGIQQTSNGGVAALEACVARMALDPTLERAAVTTGDRFAEPGFDRWFGDIDVAYGDCGTALLLDRSGGPYRVLSVASESAPEYEILYRGEDAWTPAPRMLNPTISARRTKMYFRESGGWPRFVGVLRRCVQRCVLAAIADAGLAPDDPSLRQLVMPRLSTGALTQFYIPVVAELALPHTEIVDLGRDTGHLGAGDLTANLADLHGQGGPSPGSVTLFLSAGNGYTWSCVAIRRE; this comes from the coding sequence GTGAGGCTTTCCCCACCGCTGGCCGAGCCGCCGGGGATCGCCGCGGCCGTCCTGTGGCTTCCCCCGGGGCGCTCCACCGCCGCCGAGGCCGTCGCGGCCGGCCGGATCGACGAGGCGACCCGCGACCGCCTGGGCTACACCGGGCTGGCCGAGAGCACCGCGCACGCCGCGCCGCAGATGGCCGTGCTGGCCGGGCGCAAGGCGCTGGCCGAGGCCGGCTGGAGCGGCGGCGAGATCGAGATGGTCGCGCACGCCTGGATCCACCACCAGGGCCACGACTTCTGGTCCCCGCCGCACTTCGTCGCCGACGGCATCGGCGCGGACAAGGCCACTCCGGTGGGCATCCAGCAGACCTCGAACGGCGGCGTGGCCGCGCTGGAGGCCTGCGTGGCCCGGATGGCGCTGGACCCGACGCTGGAGCGGGCCGCGGTGACCACCGGCGACCGCTTCGCCGAGCCCGGCTTCGACCGCTGGTTCGGGGACATCGACGTGGCCTACGGCGACTGCGGCACCGCGCTGCTGCTGGACCGCTCCGGCGGCCCCTACCGCGTGCTGTCCGTCGCCTCGGAGAGCGCCCCGGAGTACGAGATCCTCTACCGCGGCGAGGACGCGTGGACGCCGGCGCCCCGGATGCTCAACCCCACCATCAGCGCGCGCCGCACCAAGATGTACTTCCGCGAAAGCGGCGGCTGGCCGCGCTTCGTCGGCGTCCTGCGCCGCTGCGTGCAGCGCTGCGTGCTGGCCGCGATCGCCGACGCCGGCCTGGCCCCGGACGACCCGTCGCTGCGCCAGCTGGTCATGCCGCGCCTGAGCACCGGCGCGCTGACCCAGTTCTACATCCCGGTGGTCGCCGAGCTCGCGCTCCCCCACACCGAGATCGTCGACCTGGGCCGCGACACCGGCCACCTGGGCGCCGGCGACCTCACCGCGAACCTCGCCGATCTGCACGGACAGGGCGGCCCGAGCCCCGGTTCCGTGACCTTGTTCCTCAGCGCCGGCAACGGCTACACGTGGTCGTGCGTGGCCATCCGGCGGGAATGA
- a CDS encoding phenazine biosynthesis protein has product MLLDPPAEGVPQADELLRAAMEWHFSPETGSPYWVGRAKELDFDPRADVTTVADLRLFAKVAIDWSAVPAGQLIPRGCLERGDEFGVYESGGATGAPKRIVDATSRAGAVRWQSRMLDEQGFPAGEGSWLHIGPTGPHIMAKNVRNLAHRRGYLCNYVDLDPRWVRRCLAEGRREDFQRYVDHIFDQVRDVVASQPVRAISSTPRMLELLTARTDVLPRLRETVRGVIWGGTSADGETLRLLQEEVFPEATVRGVYGNTMMGIAPQRSPLPDDKAVCVFRPFHPYSIVELVDPEDPDRAVDVDEEGRVRVTVLSRDFFAPPTLERDLAIRRATAPGWAGLELSQVRPYEPAGTKVIEGVY; this is encoded by the coding sequence ATGCTTCTCGATCCGCCCGCCGAAGGTGTGCCGCAGGCCGACGAGCTCCTGCGGGCCGCGATGGAATGGCACTTCTCGCCGGAGACCGGCAGCCCGTACTGGGTCGGGCGGGCCAAGGAGCTCGACTTCGATCCGCGCGCCGACGTGACCACCGTCGCCGACCTGCGCCTGTTCGCGAAGGTCGCGATCGACTGGAGCGCGGTGCCGGCCGGGCAGCTGATCCCGCGCGGCTGTCTGGAGCGCGGAGACGAGTTCGGGGTCTACGAGTCCGGCGGTGCGACCGGCGCTCCCAAGCGCATCGTGGATGCGACCTCGCGGGCCGGGGCCGTGCGCTGGCAGAGCCGGATGCTCGACGAGCAGGGGTTCCCGGCCGGGGAGGGCAGTTGGCTGCACATCGGACCGACCGGCCCGCACATCATGGCCAAGAACGTCCGGAACCTGGCCCACCGCCGCGGCTACCTGTGCAACTACGTCGACCTGGACCCACGCTGGGTCCGCCGCTGTCTGGCCGAGGGCCGCCGCGAGGACTTCCAGCGCTACGTCGACCACATCTTCGACCAGGTCCGCGACGTGGTCGCCAGCCAGCCGGTCCGGGCGATCTCCAGCACGCCGCGCATGCTGGAGCTGCTCACCGCCCGCACCGACGTCCTGCCGCGGCTGCGCGAGACGGTGCGCGGCGTCATCTGGGGCGGCACCAGCGCCGACGGCGAGACCCTGCGCCTGCTCCAGGAGGAGGTGTTCCCCGAGGCCACCGTGCGCGGCGTCTACGGCAACACCATGATGGGGATCGCGCCGCAGCGCAGCCCGCTGCCGGACGACAAGGCCGTGTGCGTCTTCCGGCCCTTCCACCCCTACAGCATCGTCGAGCTCGTCGATCCGGAGGACCCGGACCGTGCCGTGGACGTCGACGAGGAGGGACGCGTGCGGGTCACGGTGCTGTCCCGCGACTTCTTCGCGCCGCCGACGCTGGAACGCGACCTGGCGATCAGGCGGGCCACGGCGCCCGGCTGGGCCGGCTTGGAGCTGTCCCAGGTGCGTCCCTACGAACCGGCCGGGACGAAGGTCATCGAGGGCGTGTACTGA
- a CDS encoding SDR family NAD(P)-dependent oxidoreductase encodes MIRTTLVTGGGSGIGKAVATLFAADGDHVFITGRRKDLLEAAAEEIAGTVTAIVCDHTDPDQLIALAAELPPTLDVLVNNAGGNRDMEGPPPAGLHELAARWRANLEANLLAAVLTTAAVDDRLAEGSAVVNIGSFAADRGAGSYGAAKAGMNTWNIFLAKQLGPRGITCNVVAPGYIDETEFFHGRKTPEFHAERVTETLVQRAGKPADIAEAVRFLASPAARHITCQVLRVDGGVIHSR; translated from the coding sequence ATGATACGGACCACCCTGGTGACCGGCGGCGGCAGCGGCATCGGCAAGGCGGTCGCGACGCTGTTCGCCGCCGACGGCGACCACGTCTTCATCACCGGCCGCCGCAAGGACCTGCTGGAAGCCGCGGCCGAGGAGATCGCCGGCACCGTCACCGCCATCGTCTGCGACCACACCGACCCCGACCAGCTGATCGCGCTGGCCGCCGAGCTCCCGCCGACCCTGGACGTCCTGGTCAACAACGCCGGCGGCAACCGCGACATGGAGGGCCCGCCGCCGGCCGGACTGCACGAGCTGGCCGCGCGCTGGCGGGCCAACCTGGAGGCGAACCTGCTCGCCGCCGTCCTGACCACCGCGGCCGTGGACGACCGGCTGGCCGAGGGCTCCGCCGTGGTCAACATCGGCTCGTTCGCCGCCGACCGCGGCGCCGGCTCCTACGGCGCGGCCAAGGCCGGGATGAACACCTGGAACATCTTCCTGGCCAAGCAGCTCGGCCCGCGCGGCATCACCTGCAACGTCGTCGCGCCCGGGTACATCGACGAGACAGAGTTCTTCCACGGCAGGAAAACCCCCGAATTCCACGCCGAGCGCGTCACCGAGACGCTCGTCCAGCGCGCCGGCAAGCCGGCCGACATCGCAGAAGCCGTGCGTTTCCTGGCCTCCCCGGCCGCCCGGCACATCACCTGCCAGGTGCTGCGCGTGGACGGCGGCGTCATCCACAGCCGCTGA
- the tsaA gene encoding tRNA (N6-threonylcarbamoyladenosine(37)-N6)-methyltransferase TrmO translates to MSREADAEPARGSDTGPDTGPDTEIAMTPIGYVQTRYLRVQDAPPQATMAYGERGRIVVFDDFVAGLDGLRAGQYVWLLTWLHDQTDEEAAPLRCVPRGWSDSGRTTGVYATRTPNRHNRIGMSLVRLGGIGEGALLFEGVDLVHGTPVLDIKPYSTESDTPPELRD, encoded by the coding sequence ATGAGCCGCGAAGCAGACGCAGAACCGGCCCGCGGGTCGGATACGGGGCCGGACACCGGGCCGGACACCGAGATCGCCATGACGCCGATCGGCTACGTGCAGACCCGCTACCTGCGCGTTCAGGACGCCCCGCCGCAGGCCACGATGGCGTACGGGGAGCGGGGACGGATCGTGGTGTTCGACGACTTCGTGGCGGGCTTGGACGGCCTGCGCGCCGGGCAGTACGTCTGGCTGCTGACCTGGCTGCACGACCAGACGGATGAGGAGGCCGCACCGCTGCGCTGCGTGCCGCGCGGCTGGTCGGACAGCGGGCGGACGACCGGGGTGTACGCCACGCGCACGCCGAACCGGCACAACCGGATCGGGATGAGCCTGGTGCGGCTCGGCGGGATCGGCGAGGGGGCGCTGCTGTTCGAGGGGGTGGATCTGGTGCACGGGACGCCGGTGCTGGATATCAAGCCTTATTCGACGGAGTCCGATACGCCGCCGGAGCTGCGGGATTAG
- a CDS encoding MarR family winged helix-turn-helix transcriptional regulator, whose amino-acid sequence MQEPASDDDDPLFFVSLPASVRESYVFLARKAAQRVTALAHEALGPFGLTLRHFGVLNLVELEPGQNQRVVGARLGIDRTTVVAVTDDLERAGLLERRRGKDRRSFALYLTPVGVAQLKQLRKLVDLAQEDFLAPLAPDERDTLRELLGRLVA is encoded by the coding sequence GTGCAGGAACCAGCGTCGGACGACGACGACCCGCTGTTCTTCGTCTCGCTCCCGGCCTCGGTCCGGGAGTCGTACGTGTTCCTGGCGCGGAAGGCAGCCCAGCGCGTCACCGCCCTGGCCCACGAGGCCCTGGGCCCCTTCGGCCTGACCCTGCGCCACTTCGGGGTGCTGAACCTGGTGGAGCTCGAACCGGGCCAGAACCAGCGGGTGGTGGGCGCGCGCCTGGGCATAGACCGCACCACGGTGGTCGCGGTCACCGACGACCTGGAGCGAGCCGGCCTACTGGAGCGGCGCCGAGGCAAGGACCGCCGCTCGTTCGCGCTGTACCTGACGCCGGTCGGCGTGGCGCAGCTGAAGCAACTGCGGAAACTGGTGGATCTGGCGCAGGAGGATTTCCTGGCGCCGCTCGCCCCGGACGAGCGGGACACACTACGGGAGTTGCTGGGACGGCTGGTGGCCTAA
- a CDS encoding FAD-dependent oxidoreductase, whose product MPQNTDALVIGAGVTGLTTAVCLAEQGLSVRVRAERPPLLTTSSVAGAILGGPAIADAAEAAAKFSPLERTTPWHEATLAEFGRLAGQDGTGVHTRRGRLVNRQGEGGQSWAERLPGYEPCSQAESAGYPVAFWTTMPIVDMPVYLDYLTGRLAAAGGVLETGNCPSPAEAAREARVVVNCTGVGAAEFAGDEGVFPVRGQHVVVENPGIEGFFFEQNPGPVSTGFFVHGDRVLLGSTADRGNWSLEPDAEQAEQIIARCVAVEPRLHGARVMRIDVGLRAARREPRVELEKTGEAPIVHNYGHGGVAVGLSWGCAQEAAGLAVGVLA is encoded by the coding sequence ATGCCACAGAACACAGACGCACTCGTGATCGGGGCCGGCGTGACCGGCCTGACCACGGCGGTGTGCCTGGCCGAACAGGGCTTGTCGGTCCGGGTGCGCGCCGAGCGGCCGCCGCTGCTGACCACCTCCTCGGTGGCCGGCGCCATCCTCGGCGGCCCGGCGATCGCCGACGCCGCCGAGGCGGCGGCGAAGTTCTCGCCGCTGGAGCGCACCACGCCCTGGCACGAGGCCACCCTGGCGGAGTTCGGCAGGCTGGCCGGCCAGGACGGGACCGGTGTGCACACCCGGCGCGGCCGGCTGGTGAACCGCCAGGGCGAGGGCGGCCAGAGCTGGGCCGAGCGGCTGCCCGGCTACGAGCCGTGCAGCCAGGCCGAGAGCGCCGGCTACCCGGTGGCGTTCTGGACCACCATGCCGATCGTCGACATGCCGGTGTACCTGGACTACCTCACCGGCCGCCTGGCCGCCGCGGGCGGGGTCCTGGAGACGGGGAACTGCCCTTCCCCGGCCGAGGCGGCGCGCGAAGCCCGGGTCGTGGTGAACTGCACCGGCGTCGGCGCCGCGGAGTTCGCCGGCGACGAAGGGGTCTTCCCGGTGCGGGGCCAGCACGTGGTCGTGGAGAACCCGGGCATCGAAGGGTTCTTCTTCGAGCAGAACCCCGGCCCGGTCTCCACCGGGTTCTTCGTCCACGGCGACCGGGTGCTGCTGGGCAGCACCGCCGATCGCGGGAACTGGAGCCTGGAGCCGGACGCCGAGCAGGCCGAGCAGATCATCGCCCGCTGCGTCGCCGTCGAGCCCCGGCTGCACGGCGCCCGGGTGATGCGCATCGACGTCGGGCTGCGCGCCGCCCGCCGCGAGCCGCGAGTGGAGCTGGAGAAGACCGGCGAGGCGCCGATCGTGCACAACTACGGGCACGGCGGCGTCGCGGTCGGGCTGTCCTGGGGGTGCGCGCAGGAGGCGGCGGGCCTGGCCGTCGGGGTGCTGGCGTGA
- a CDS encoding FmdE family protein, whose product MDRTESYRQVVAFHRHECPGAALGLRVAEAALARVGVAAGDPALLVVAETDTCAVDALQVLTGCTVGKRNLVLEDTGRRVFTFWAPGTDLGLRIRAKAGSIAFRDAEVQELAERIEQGQATPEEQARFAGIQADRTARLLELPEADILVVDEVKAPVPTRKLVAAVEPCVECGEPTSVETLHDHRGRMVCPACHLAAHGGVLPAGHGDHGHHPLSQAGQGHGHEHEHGHEHQHQHDHQREHQH is encoded by the coding sequence ATGGATCGCACGGAGTCCTACCGCCAGGTGGTCGCGTTCCACCGCCACGAATGCCCGGGCGCCGCGCTCGGCCTGCGCGTCGCCGAGGCCGCGCTGGCCCGCGTCGGCGTCGCCGCCGGCGATCCGGCCCTGCTGGTCGTCGCCGAGACCGACACCTGCGCCGTGGACGCGCTGCAGGTACTGACCGGCTGCACGGTCGGCAAACGCAACCTCGTGCTCGAGGACACCGGCCGCCGGGTGTTCACGTTCTGGGCTCCCGGCACCGACCTGGGCCTGCGCATCCGGGCCAAGGCCGGCAGCATCGCCTTCCGGGACGCGGAGGTCCAGGAGTTGGCCGAACGCATCGAGCAGGGCCAGGCCACCCCCGAGGAGCAGGCGCGCTTCGCCGGGATCCAGGCCGACCGCACCGCGCGGCTGCTGGAGCTGCCGGAGGCGGACATCCTCGTGGTGGACGAGGTGAAGGCGCCGGTCCCGACGCGCAAGCTGGTCGCGGCCGTGGAGCCGTGCGTGGAGTGCGGGGAGCCGACCAGCGTGGAGACGCTGCACGACCACCGCGGGCGCATGGTGTGCCCGGCGTGCCACCTGGCGGCGCACGGCGGCGTGCTGCCGGCCGGGCACGGCGACCACGGGCACCACCCGCTGAGCCAGGCCGGGCAGGGCCACGGCCACGAACATGAACACGGCCACGAACACCAGCATCAGCACGACCACCAGCGCGAACACCAGCACTGA
- a CDS encoding aldehyde dehydrogenase family protein, translated as MSPEIPVIRAGRPARSASTSVLAGVDGTPLATVHQAPPLLGRLTVAEARDAAESADTLPDPAIFRRAGELFATAELAGLGPKEYCDLQARAAGVPIGVARHSLDDMVHSFANAAPRAAAERPVGAAPDAAACAPGQVLPLWTRRGDVLAVVAPSNNPGTHTQWLVALACGYRLVIRPGSRDPLTPARMVAALLEAGIEPSALSLLPGGHALGDALVETADLSMVFGGDQAARRYAGDRRVILRGPGRSKVLHSGELTEAVLDTVVASATHDAGLRCTCATAVFTDSDPRELAEALADRMAPLTAAPPQDDRARLPVLPAAEAYAMRDSLASRLAGAEDVAAARYPDGPVAELGDGSAALRPAVLLCDRVDHPGSRIEMPFPCLWVLPWRRSDGLAPLGETLALTVLSEDPALVREALRRPAIRKVLAGPVPTWTAGDTSPHDGFLSHELMEARAYGTT; from the coding sequence ATGAGCCCGGAGATACCGGTCATCCGCGCGGGCCGGCCCGCACGGTCGGCGTCGACGTCGGTGCTGGCCGGGGTGGACGGCACGCCGCTGGCCACGGTCCACCAGGCGCCACCGCTGCTCGGCCGGCTCACCGTCGCCGAGGCCCGCGACGCCGCCGAGAGCGCCGATACCCTTCCCGATCCCGCGATCTTCCGCCGCGCGGGCGAGCTGTTCGCCACCGCCGAACTGGCCGGGCTGGGTCCGAAAGAGTACTGCGACCTGCAGGCCCGCGCGGCCGGCGTCCCGATCGGCGTGGCCCGGCACTCCCTGGACGACATGGTCCACAGCTTCGCCAACGCCGCCCCGCGCGCCGCGGCCGAGCGTCCGGTCGGCGCCGCCCCCGACGCGGCAGCCTGCGCCCCCGGCCAGGTCCTGCCGCTGTGGACGCGGCGCGGCGACGTGCTAGCGGTCGTGGCGCCCAGCAACAACCCCGGCACCCACACCCAGTGGCTGGTCGCGCTGGCCTGCGGCTACCGTCTGGTGATCCGCCCCGGCAGCCGCGACCCGCTGACCCCGGCCCGCATGGTCGCCGCCCTGCTGGAAGCCGGCATCGAGCCCTCCGCCTTGTCGCTGCTGCCCGGCGGCCACGCTCTCGGCGACGCCCTCGTGGAGACCGCCGACCTGAGCATGGTGTTCGGCGGCGACCAGGCCGCGCGCCGCTACGCCGGCGACCGCCGGGTCATCCTGCGCGGGCCCGGCCGCTCCAAGGTCCTGCACAGCGGCGAGCTCACCGAGGCGGTCCTCGACACCGTCGTCGCCTCGGCGACCCACGACGCCGGCCTGCGGTGCACCTGCGCCACCGCGGTGTTCACCGACTCCGACCCGCGCGAGCTGGCCGAGGCGCTCGCCGACCGGATGGCGCCGCTCACCGCCGCGCCGCCGCAGGACGACCGGGCGCGGCTGCCGGTGCTCCCGGCGGCCGAGGCGTACGCCATGCGGGACTCGCTGGCCTCCCGCCTGGCAGGGGCCGAAGACGTCGCGGCCGCGCGATACCCCGACGGCCCGGTCGCAGAACTCGGAGACGGGTCGGCCGCGCTGCGGCCCGCGGTCCTGCTGTGCGACCGCGTGGACCACCCCGGCTCCCGGATCGAGATGCCGTTCCCGTGCCTGTGGGTCCTGCCGTGGCGGCGCTCGGACGGGCTGGCGCCGCTGGGGGAGACGCTGGCTCTGACCGTCTTGTCCGAAGACCCCGCGCTGGTCCGCGAGGCGCTGCGGCGCCCGGCGATCCGGAAGGTCCTGGCCGGACCGGTCCCGACCTGGACCGCCGGCGACACCAGCCCGCACGACGGATTCCTCAGCCACGAGCTGATGGAGGCGCGCGCGTACGGAACCACCTGA